The Pseudomonas extremaustralis genome contains a region encoding:
- the glgP gene encoding alpha-glucan family phosphorylase, with translation MYAFLPRKLPKQLHDLTELALNLRWTWNHALDELWKAIDPLLWARTHNPWLILQNTAPQRLKALCQDAAFSQTLARAIDEHRRYLDEPGWYAGQRPLNDGAQVAYFSMEFGLSEALALYAGGLGVLAGDYLKTASDMGVPILGVGLLYQEGYFRQSIDAAGRQQEAYPHNDPTSLPIQPAFGRDGAWLKVALPLPGRTLHLRVWQVIVGRTRLYLLDSNDLLNGAADRGITSKLYAGGSEMRLLQEVVLGIGGWATLDALGIRVDVCHLNEGHAALLVLERARRFMHKTGVSFQQAWWATRAGNVFTTHTPVAAGFDVFPAALVLKYARGYLDDCQLSSQELLALGRRDPTDDDEPFNMAFLALRGCAQSNAVSRLHGEVSRRLFSDLYPRWPYEEVPVGYVTNGVHVPSWDSAWSDHLWTRSCGKERWLGTVETLADTVADTDDKALWAMAAEQRHDLVNYARQRLAGQLSQRDESPQQVEEAARVLDPNCLTLGFARRFTDYKRPNLLLHDVERLKRLLTHEQHPVQLIIAGKAHPADEQGKQLIQAWMDFVHLPGLRRHVVFLEDYDIEMAQYLVQGVDVWINTPRRPWEACGTSGMKVLVNGGLNLSELDGWWAQAYQPAYGWAIGSDAPSDDEVDAERLYSVLENEVVPLFYSRDNQGIPREWVQHMRASMAQLGPQFSSNRMLHDYLEQYYQPAIQAFRRRGKDQAALACTLHAWHKALATGWDSIHFGQVESRRDGDWLHISVPIYLGEIAAQWVKVELYAHACDGFPDACLPMNAVDKMPGATQGYIFYATVAAERPADHYTPRVRAWHPEAFLPAENPLIAWQR, from the coding sequence GTGTACGCATTCTTGCCACGTAAGCTGCCCAAACAGTTGCACGATTTGACCGAACTGGCGCTTAACCTGCGCTGGACCTGGAATCACGCGCTCGACGAGTTGTGGAAAGCCATCGATCCGCTGCTTTGGGCGCGCACCCACAACCCTTGGCTGATCCTGCAGAACACCGCGCCCCAGCGGCTCAAAGCGCTCTGCCAGGACGCCGCGTTTTCACAAACCCTCGCCCGCGCCATCGACGAGCACCGGCGCTACCTGGACGAGCCCGGCTGGTATGCGGGGCAACGACCGCTCAACGATGGGGCACAGGTCGCGTACTTCAGCATGGAGTTCGGCCTGAGCGAGGCGCTGGCCCTCTATGCCGGTGGCCTCGGGGTGCTGGCGGGCGACTACCTCAAGACCGCGAGCGACATGGGCGTGCCGATCCTGGGCGTCGGTCTGCTCTATCAGGAAGGTTATTTTCGACAGTCCATCGACGCCGCCGGTCGCCAGCAAGAAGCCTATCCCCATAACGATCCCACCAGTCTGCCGATCCAGCCGGCATTCGGGCGTGACGGCGCCTGGCTGAAAGTCGCGTTGCCGTTGCCCGGTCGCACCCTGCATTTGCGCGTGTGGCAGGTCATCGTCGGACGTACGCGCCTGTACTTGCTCGACAGCAATGACCTGCTCAACGGCGCCGCCGATCGTGGGATCACCTCGAAGCTGTATGCCGGCGGTTCGGAAATGCGCTTGTTGCAGGAAGTGGTGTTGGGCATTGGCGGCTGGGCCACCCTCGATGCCTTGGGAATCCGCGTCGACGTGTGCCACCTCAACGAAGGGCATGCCGCGCTGCTGGTGCTAGAACGGGCACGGCGCTTCATGCATAAGACGGGGGTATCGTTCCAGCAGGCCTGGTGGGCCACGCGCGCCGGCAACGTTTTCACCACGCATACGCCGGTGGCGGCGGGCTTCGATGTATTTCCCGCGGCACTGGTGCTCAAGTATGCGCGGGGCTATCTCGACGATTGCCAGCTCTCGTCGCAGGAGCTGCTGGCGTTGGGCCGGCGCGACCCGACGGACGATGACGAGCCCTTCAACATGGCGTTTCTGGCATTGCGCGGGTGCGCCCAATCCAATGCCGTGAGCCGTTTGCATGGCGAGGTCAGCCGCCGACTGTTCAGTGACCTGTACCCGCGCTGGCCCTATGAGGAAGTACCGGTGGGGTATGTCACCAATGGCGTGCACGTACCGTCGTGGGACTCGGCATGGTCCGATCACTTATGGACCCGTTCCTGCGGCAAGGAACGCTGGCTCGGCACGGTGGAAACGCTGGCCGATACGGTCGCCGACACCGATGACAAGGCCTTGTGGGCGATGGCGGCCGAACAACGCCACGACCTGGTCAACTATGCCCGCCAGCGTCTGGCCGGGCAGTTGAGCCAGCGCGACGAGTCGCCGCAGCAGGTGGAGGAGGCGGCACGGGTGCTCGATCCCAACTGCCTGACCCTCGGGTTCGCGCGGCGTTTCACCGACTACAAGCGTCCGAACCTGCTGCTGCATGATGTGGAACGTCTGAAGCGCCTGCTCACCCATGAACAGCACCCGGTGCAACTGATCATCGCCGGCAAGGCCCATCCCGCCGACGAGCAGGGCAAGCAACTGATCCAGGCATGGATGGACTTCGTGCATCTTCCGGGGCTGCGCAGGCATGTGGTGTTTCTGGAGGATTACGACATCGAGATGGCCCAGTATCTGGTGCAGGGTGTCGATGTCTGGATCAACACCCCGCGCAGGCCCTGGGAGGCGTGCGGCACCAGTGGCATGAAGGTGCTCGTCAATGGCGGCTTGAACCTGTCGGAACTGGACGGCTGGTGGGCCCAGGCATACCAGCCGGCGTACGGCTGGGCCATCGGCAGCGACGCCCCCAGCGACGATGAGGTCGACGCCGAACGCTTGTACTCGGTGCTCGAAAACGAAGTGGTGCCGCTGTTCTACTCCCGCGACAACCAGGGCATTCCACGGGAATGGGTACAACACATGCGCGCCAGCATGGCGCAGCTGGGGCCGCAATTCAGCAGCAATCGCATGTTGCACGACTATCTGGAGCAGTATTACCAGCCCGCCATCCAGGCGTTCCGTCGCCGTGGCAAGGACCAGGCCGCGCTCGCGTGCACACTCCATGCCTGGCACAAGGCGCTGGCGACAGGATGGGACTCGATCCATTTCGGTCAGGTGGAATCGCGGCGTGACGGCGATTGGCTGCATATCAGCGTGCCGATCTATCTGGGTGAGATCGCGGCGCAATGGGTCAAGGTGGAACTCTATGCCCACGCGTGCGATGGGTTCCCCGACGCGTGCCTGCCGATGAACGCCGTCGACAAAATGCCCGGCGCCACCCAGGGCTATATCTTTTACGCCACGGTGGCGGCCGAGCGCCCGGCGGATCACTACACCCCACGGGTGCGCGCGTGGCACCCGGAGGCTTTCCTGCCGGCGGAAAACCCGTTGATTGCGTGGCAGCGCTAA
- a CDS encoding sensor domain-containing phosphodiesterase — MGNGAPLPSNETQRLAEVARFCTVDSEQDEVFDKIVAMTSAYFNVPITLISIVEEHRQWFRARVGLEATQTPREVSFCAYTTLDNLMLEVLDATLDPRFKDNALVTGAPHICYYAGAPLITADGFTLGTLCIIDRVPRAPMSERDAAMLKNFAELVMMHIGGVRSRNFVDQPTGLFNRQRFEEDIRQALQLNGACQIYAVDVISPAFLNDIVKALGYSFAAELIQAIKSRLQTLLPQDCLLYKISPTRFGFILNDGQPAAQICARILYHFKHPVQCQGIPIPMQVGIGVLPLLESEEPGRDWLRLVISAADEARDRQLGWSLYEPQFDAAQRRALMLLSSLPEAIDADTQFSLVYQPKINLSSGCSDCVEALLRWHHPLLGSISPAEFIPLAEKTALMPAIGLWVLNAIVQQAIAWKARGVCLRIAMNITVSDLENAGFVDAMLHEIRIHDLDPEDFELEFTESMLITKPEEVIRQLQRVRQRGIEVAVDDFGTGYSNWAYLKELPANTVKLDQSLISGLSTNQNDKHLVRTLIGLAKGLGYCVVAEGVENQETLDLLIQWGCSQAQGYLIARPMSPAALEDWIEQGRYTALVKP, encoded by the coding sequence ATGGGTAACGGCGCTCCCCTTCCCTCGAACGAAACTCAACGACTGGCAGAGGTCGCGAGATTTTGTACCGTTGACAGCGAACAGGATGAGGTCTTCGACAAAATCGTTGCGATGACCTCGGCCTACTTCAACGTGCCCATCACGCTGATCTCGATTGTCGAAGAACATCGCCAATGGTTCCGTGCGCGGGTGGGCCTGGAGGCAACCCAGACGCCAAGAGAGGTGTCTTTTTGCGCCTACACCACGCTGGACAATTTAATGCTGGAGGTGTTGGACGCCACCCTCGACCCACGCTTCAAGGACAACGCCCTGGTCACGGGAGCCCCGCATATTTGTTATTACGCCGGCGCGCCATTGATAACAGCGGACGGTTTCACCCTGGGTACCCTCTGCATCATCGATAGGGTTCCCCGTGCGCCCATGAGTGAACGCGACGCGGCAATGCTGAAGAATTTTGCCGAACTGGTGATGATGCACATCGGCGGGGTAAGGTCCCGAAACTTCGTGGACCAACCCACAGGGTTATTCAACCGCCAACGGTTCGAGGAAGATATCCGTCAAGCCCTGCAGTTGAACGGCGCGTGCCAGATTTATGCGGTGGACGTCATCTCGCCGGCATTCCTCAACGATATCGTCAAGGCGCTGGGCTACAGTTTCGCCGCCGAACTTATCCAGGCCATAAAGTCCCGCCTGCAAACGCTGTTACCCCAAGATTGCCTCCTTTATAAAATCAGCCCCACCCGGTTCGGCTTCATTCTGAATGACGGTCAGCCCGCCGCGCAGATTTGCGCGCGCATCCTGTACCACTTCAAACACCCGGTCCAATGCCAAGGCATTCCCATCCCCATGCAAGTGGGGATAGGCGTACTGCCGCTACTGGAATCGGAAGAGCCTGGGCGCGACTGGTTGCGCCTGGTCATCAGCGCTGCGGACGAAGCCCGCGACCGTCAGTTGGGCTGGTCGCTCTACGAGCCGCAATTCGACGCCGCGCAACGACGGGCCTTGATGCTATTGAGTTCGCTGCCCGAAGCGATCGACGCTGACACCCAGTTCAGCCTGGTGTACCAACCCAAGATAAATCTCTCGTCAGGGTGCAGCGATTGTGTGGAAGCGTTGCTCCGTTGGCATCACCCCCTGCTCGGCAGCATCAGCCCCGCTGAGTTCATACCGCTGGCGGAGAAGACCGCGCTGATGCCGGCGATCGGGTTATGGGTGCTCAATGCCATTGTCCAGCAAGCCATTGCCTGGAAAGCGCGAGGGGTGTGCCTGCGTATCGCCATGAACATTACCGTCAGCGACCTGGAAAACGCCGGGTTCGTGGACGCCATGCTGCATGAAATCCGCATCCATGACCTCGACCCCGAAGACTTTGAACTGGAATTCACCGAAAGCATGCTGATCACCAAGCCCGAGGAGGTCATCCGCCAATTGCAGCGGGTCCGGCAGCGCGGCATCGAGGTGGCCGTCGATGACTTCGGCACTGGCTACAGCAACTGGGCGTATTTGAAGGAACTACCGGCCAATACCGTCAAGCTTGACCAGTCACTGATCAGCGGGCTGAGCACCAATCAAAACGACAAGCACTTGGTCAGAACCCTGATAGGCCTGGCCAAGGGCCTTGGCTATTGCGTCGTTGCCGAAGGCGTGGAAAACCAGGAAACCCTGGACCTGTTGATCCAGTGGGGCTGTTCGCAAGCCCAGGGTTACCTGATCGCCAGACCGATGAGCCCCGCCGCACTGGAAGACTGGATCGAACAAGGACGTTACACCGCCTTGGTCAAGCCTTAG
- a CDS encoding ABC transporter permease — MSRVYDYLDETFAVCDAEVRKLVRDPTELLSRAIQPVLWLAVFGQVFSQVRGIPTGNLRYLDFMAPGILAQSILFSAIFYGIAIIWERDLGIVHKLLVTPAHRSALIMGKAFAAGLRGLVQAAVVYLVAIALHVEIRWEVMPMLTVAAGVFVGSCIFSTFSLVIACIVKTRERFMGIGQVLTMPLFFASNAIYPLELMPDWLKVIAVCNPLTYLVDALRSSMIVGGHSVYALSTSFTVMLSVFAMLLLLAARLYPGLAR, encoded by the coding sequence ATGAGCCGCGTGTACGATTACCTCGACGAGACATTCGCGGTCTGCGACGCCGAGGTGCGCAAGCTCGTTCGCGACCCTACCGAACTGCTGTCCAGAGCCATCCAACCGGTATTGTGGCTGGCCGTCTTCGGCCAGGTGTTCAGCCAGGTCCGGGGCATCCCCACGGGTAACTTGCGTTACCTGGACTTCATGGCCCCGGGCATCCTGGCGCAGAGCATCCTGTTCAGCGCGATCTTCTATGGCATCGCCATTATCTGGGAGCGCGACCTGGGAATCGTGCATAAACTCCTGGTGACCCCGGCACACCGTAGCGCGCTGATCATGGGCAAGGCCTTTGCGGCGGGCCTGCGCGGGCTGGTGCAAGCTGCCGTGGTGTATCTGGTGGCGATTGCCTTGCATGTTGAAATCCGCTGGGAGGTGATGCCGATGCTGACGGTGGCCGCCGGAGTCTTCGTGGGTTCGTGCATTTTCTCGACCTTTTCCCTGGTCATTGCCTGCATCGTCAAGACCCGCGAGCGCTTCATGGGGATCGGTCAAGTGCTGACCATGCCGCTGTTCTTCGCCTCGAATGCGATTTACCCGCTGGAGTTGATGCCCGACTGGCTGAAGGTGATCGCCGTGTGTAACCCGCTGACTTATCTGGTCGACGCATTGCGCTCGAGCATGATCGTCGGCGGGCACAGTGTGTATGCCCTGAGTACCAGCTTTACGGTGATGTTGTCGGTCTTCGCTATGCTTTTACTGCTGGCCGCCAGGCTTTACCCCGGACTGGCGCGTTGA
- a CDS encoding ABC transporter ATP-binding protein, whose protein sequence is MTDATEPFAISISQLRKCFDHVAALEGLDLQVAHGCIFGLLGPNGAGKSTAIKMLTTLLDPTSGSATVAGFDIARQPVEVRRHIGYVPQMLSADGALTAIENLNLSARLHGLHGAQRRARVKDAIAFAGLEASASKLVRTYSGGMIRRLEIAQATLHNPQVLFLDEPTIGLDPIARRTVWERLEQLRDKGTTILITTHDMEEADTLCDELAILHQGRLAVVGKPDALKAQVGEQASLDDVFVHFSGVGLEQDGNYRGTRDSRDAIQRLG, encoded by the coding sequence ATGACCGATGCCACTGAGCCCTTTGCCATCTCCATCAGCCAATTGCGCAAATGCTTCGATCACGTCGCGGCACTCGAAGGCCTGGACCTGCAAGTGGCTCACGGTTGCATATTCGGCCTGCTGGGGCCCAATGGGGCCGGCAAGAGTACGGCCATCAAGATGCTCACCACCTTGCTGGACCCCACTTCCGGCTCAGCGACAGTGGCGGGTTTCGATATCGCCCGCCAACCCGTCGAGGTCCGCCGCCATATCGGCTACGTGCCCCAGATGCTGTCCGCGGACGGCGCCCTGACGGCCATCGAAAACCTCAACCTCTCGGCACGTTTGCACGGGTTGCACGGTGCCCAGCGCCGGGCTCGGGTCAAGGACGCCATCGCGTTCGCCGGCCTTGAGGCGTCGGCCTCGAAACTGGTCCGCACCTATTCCGGCGGCATGATCCGGCGCCTGGAAATCGCCCAGGCCACCTTGCACAACCCTCAGGTCCTGTTCCTGGACGAGCCGACCATTGGCCTCGATCCCATTGCACGCCGCACCGTGTGGGAGCGGCTGGAACAGTTGCGCGACAAAGGCACGACGATCCTGATCACCACTCACGACATGGAAGAAGCCGACACGCTGTGCGACGAACTGGCCATTCTCCACCAGGGGCGGCTCGCGGTCGTCGGCAAGCCCGATGCGCTCAAGGCACAAGTGGGCGAACAGGCCAGCCTGGATGACGTGTTCGTACATTTCAGTGGCGTGGGCCTTGAGCAAGACGGCAACTACCGTGGCACCCGCGATAGCCGTGACGCTATCCAGAGGTTGGGATGA
- the glgA gene encoding glycogen synthase GlgA, with amino-acid sequence MMGVAAISPRGERFELAVSERVTLTADPLSQPPVSHTDIGAAIRGKILFVTSELAGLVKTGGLGDVSAALPRALHALHDVRVLMPGYPQVLNSGNPVHVIGELGGHAALPPCKIGRMDMKDGLVIYVVICPELYEREGTPYVDDNGRDWPDNHIRFARLGLAAADFAAGALTPLWHPELVHAHDWPAGLAPAYMRWRGQATPSVFTIHNLAYQGMVSRASRRELGIPEHALGLDGMEFHGKLSLLKAGMAYANHITTVSATYAREITTPGFGCGLDGFLHSKAEQGLLSGIANGIDASWDPETDDHLICRFGANDWAGKAMNAEYVRRLFDLRPSTGPLFAVVSRLVFQKGLDLTIGVAAHIVSQGGQIVVIGRGEPEEEQAVRELALGFPGQVGVRIGFNETDARRMFAGSDFLLMPSRYEPCGLSQMYAQRFGSLPVARKTGGLADTIEDGVSGFLFDEPTLESYTAALTRAINVFANPELLNAMRCRAMRAPFNWHQAIKPYSRLYLRLLKTSRSMAPTLDGETS; translated from the coding sequence ATGATGGGCGTAGCCGCTATTTCCCCGCGAGGAGAGCGTTTCGAGCTGGCTGTCAGCGAACGGGTCACGTTGACTGCCGATCCGTTGTCGCAACCGCCGGTTTCACACACCGACATCGGTGCGGCAATCAGAGGAAAGATCCTGTTCGTGACCTCCGAATTGGCCGGCCTGGTGAAAACCGGCGGCTTAGGCGATGTATCGGCTGCATTGCCACGGGCCTTGCACGCCCTTCACGATGTGCGCGTGCTGATGCCCGGTTACCCGCAAGTCCTCAACAGTGGAAACCCGGTGCATGTCATCGGCGAGCTGGGTGGCCATGCGGCGCTGCCACCGTGCAAGATCGGGCGCATGGACATGAAGGACGGCCTGGTCATTTACGTGGTGATCTGCCCTGAACTGTACGAGCGTGAGGGCACGCCCTACGTCGATGACAACGGTCGCGACTGGCCCGACAACCACATCCGTTTCGCCCGTCTCGGCCTGGCCGCCGCGGACTTCGCCGCAGGAGCGCTCACCCCCCTGTGGCATCCGGAGCTGGTGCATGCCCACGATTGGCCGGCAGGCCTGGCACCCGCGTACATGCGCTGGCGCGGGCAGGCCACACCGAGCGTGTTCACCATCCACAACCTGGCTTATCAAGGCATGGTCAGCCGTGCTTCCCGCCGCGAGCTGGGGATTCCCGAGCACGCACTGGGCCTGGACGGCATGGAGTTCCACGGCAAGCTCTCCTTGCTCAAGGCCGGCATGGCCTATGCCAACCACATCACCACCGTCAGTGCCACCTATGCCCGGGAAATCACCACGCCGGGCTTTGGCTGTGGCCTCGACGGCTTTTTGCACAGCAAAGCCGAACAAGGCCTGCTCAGCGGCATTGCCAATGGCATCGACGCCAGTTGGGATCCAGAGACCGATGACCACTTGATCTGCCGGTTCGGCGCCAACGATTGGGCCGGCAAGGCCATGAACGCTGAATACGTGCGGCGGTTGTTCGATCTGCGGCCATCGACGGGGCCGTTATTCGCCGTGGTCTCGCGCCTGGTGTTCCAGAAGGGCCTGGACCTGACCATCGGCGTTGCCGCGCATATTGTCAGTCAGGGCGGGCAGATCGTCGTCATCGGCCGCGGCGAACCTGAGGAAGAACAGGCCGTTCGGGAGCTGGCCCTGGGTTTTCCGGGCCAGGTCGGTGTGCGCATCGGCTTCAACGAAACGGATGCGCGGCGCATGTTTGCCGGCAGTGATTTCCTGCTGATGCCGTCGCGCTATGAGCCGTGCGGCCTGAGCCAGATGTATGCGCAGCGTTTCGGCTCCTTACCGGTCGCGCGCAAAACCGGTGGGCTGGCCGACACGATCGAAGATGGCGTGAGCGGTTTTCTGTTCGACGAGCCGACCCTGGAAAGCTACACGGCGGCACTGACCCGGGCGATCAATGTGTTCGCCAACCCTGAATTGCTCAACGCGATGCGCTGCCGCGCCATGCGCGCGCCGTTCAATTGGCACCAAGCCATAAAGCCTTACAGCCGCCTGTATCTGCGACTGCTGAAAACCAGCAGGAGCATGGCCCCCACACTTGATGGAGAAACATCGTGA
- the ppsA gene encoding phosphoenolpyruvate synthase, producing MSRLQPHILWFKTLGLNDVAQVGGKNASLGEMYQKLTGEGIRVPNGFAVTSDAYRYVLEHNNAWAPLHAALDGLDPDDIKDLQARGKRARAVVYGCTLPDDLKAAILQGYAELQHEYGNSLSLAVRSSATAEDSPQASFAGQNETYLNIAGEEALLDAYKRCLASNFTDRSIHYKFDNGFDCFKVDLAVVVMKMVRSDLGASGVMFSLDTETGFKDVVFINATWGLGENVVQGTVAPDSFYVHKPSFVAGYRAVLKRSLGSKEKKMVFTDTLNTGNIAQEYTANIDTPSEEQTRFCLSDADVMVLADYAIKVENHYSSNAGAYKPMDMEWAKDGIDGQLYMVQARPETVASQKKGNVLQIYHLKQRSPVLLRGKAVGTRIGAGIARVVNDVKQLSAFQPGEVLVSEATTPDWEPVMKTAAAIVTNRGGRTCHAAIVARELGIPAIVGAADAAALIKTGTSLTVSCAEGENGTVYEGILEFEVEDTDLSQLGHPDTHIMMNLANPDRAFSLASLPVDGIGLARMEFIINECIKIHPMALVHPEKLDDATRQQIAVLSTAYKDPTDFFIKTLAEGVATIAAAVYPKPCVVRMSDFKSNEYATLLGGQYFEPAEHNPMIGFRGASRYSHPAYAEGFALECAAMKWAREHIGLTNIKLMIPFCRTVAEGERVLATMASHGLQRGENGLEVYIMCEIPNNVIQIDAFAKLFDGFSIGSNDLTQLTLGVDRDSDIVAFDFDERDPGVKQMIRLAVEGAKRNGRHSGICGQAPSDYPEMAEYLVSIGIDSMSLSPDAVLATIRHVLAVQKSLLSSDGRS from the coding sequence GTGAGCCGCTTACAGCCTCATATCCTCTGGTTCAAGACCTTGGGTCTCAACGATGTCGCGCAGGTCGGGGGCAAGAACGCCTCGCTGGGGGAGATGTACCAGAAGCTGACCGGCGAGGGCATCCGGGTACCCAACGGGTTTGCCGTTACCTCGGACGCCTACCGTTACGTCCTCGAGCACAATAATGCCTGGGCGCCCTTGCATGCGGCGCTTGACGGCCTCGACCCCGACGACATCAAGGATTTGCAAGCCCGCGGCAAACGGGCGAGGGCGGTGGTCTATGGCTGCACCCTGCCGGATGACCTGAAGGCGGCGATACTGCAAGGCTACGCCGAACTCCAACACGAATACGGCAACAGCCTGTCGCTGGCCGTGCGCTCCTCGGCGACCGCGGAGGATTCGCCCCAGGCCTCGTTTGCCGGGCAGAACGAGACCTATCTGAACATCGCCGGTGAAGAGGCGCTGCTCGATGCCTACAAACGCTGTCTGGCGTCCAACTTCACCGATCGCTCGATCCATTACAAATTCGACAACGGCTTTGATTGCTTCAAAGTCGACCTGGCCGTCGTCGTCATGAAAATGGTGCGCAGCGATCTCGGCGCCAGTGGCGTGATGTTTTCCCTGGACACCGAAACCGGCTTCAAGGATGTGGTGTTCATCAACGCCACGTGGGGGCTGGGGGAGAATGTGGTGCAGGGCACCGTCGCCCCGGACAGTTTCTACGTGCACAAACCCAGCTTCGTCGCAGGGTATCGCGCGGTGCTGAAGCGCAGCCTGGGCAGCAAGGAAAAGAAGATGGTGTTTACCGACACCCTCAATACCGGAAACATCGCCCAGGAATACACGGCGAATATCGACACGCCCAGCGAGGAACAGACGCGCTTTTGCCTCTCTGACGCCGACGTCATGGTGCTGGCCGACTACGCCATCAAGGTTGAAAACCACTACTCCAGCAACGCCGGTGCCTACAAACCCATGGATATGGAGTGGGCGAAGGACGGCATCGATGGCCAGCTCTACATGGTCCAGGCGCGCCCCGAAACGGTGGCTTCGCAGAAAAAAGGCAACGTGCTGCAGATCTATCACCTCAAGCAACGTTCGCCAGTCCTGCTCAGGGGCAAGGCGGTCGGTACCCGCATCGGCGCGGGCATCGCCCGGGTCGTCAACGATGTGAAGCAGCTCAGCGCGTTTCAACCGGGCGAAGTGCTGGTCTCCGAGGCCACCACACCGGATTGGGAACCGGTGATGAAAACCGCCGCCGCGATCGTGACCAACCGGGGCGGGCGAACCTGCCACGCCGCCATCGTGGCGCGGGAGCTGGGTATTCCTGCGATCGTTGGGGCCGCCGATGCGGCAGCGCTGATCAAGACCGGCACGTCGTTGACCGTCAGTTGCGCCGAGGGCGAAAACGGAACGGTCTACGAGGGCATCCTGGAGTTCGAGGTCGAGGACACCGATCTCAGCCAACTGGGGCATCCCGACACCCACATCATGATGAACCTCGCCAACCCCGACCGGGCCTTCAGCCTTGCCTCGCTGCCGGTAGACGGCATCGGCCTGGCGCGCATGGAGTTCATCATCAATGAATGCATCAAGATCCATCCGATGGCCCTCGTCCACCCGGAAAAGCTCGATGACGCCACCCGTCAACAGATCGCCGTACTGAGTACCGCGTATAAAGACCCGACGGACTTTTTCATCAAGACCCTGGCCGAAGGCGTCGCCACCATTGCCGCAGCGGTGTATCCAAAACCCTGCGTGGTGCGCATGAGCGATTTCAAAAGCAATGAATACGCGACCCTGCTGGGGGGACAGTATTTCGAGCCGGCAGAACACAACCCGATGATCGGTTTTCGCGGCGCCTCCCGCTACAGCCATCCGGCCTATGCCGAAGGGTTCGCGCTGGAATGCGCGGCGATGAAATGGGCGCGTGAACACATCGGCCTCACCAACATCAAGTTGATGATCCCGTTTTGTCGCACTGTGGCGGAGGGCGAACGGGTATTGGCGACCATGGCCAGCCATGGTCTGCAGCGCGGCGAAAACGGGCTTGAGGTCTACATCATGTGCGAAATTCCCAACAACGTGATCCAGATCGACGCCTTCGCCAAACTGTTCGACGGGTTCTCGATCGGCTCCAACGACCTGACCCAATTGACGCTCGGCGTGGACCGCGACTCTGACATCGTCGCCTTCGATTTCGATGAGCGCGACCCTGGCGTCAAACAGATGATTCGCCTCGCGGTAGAAGGCGCCAAGCGTAACGGTCGCCACTCGGGAATCTGTGGGCAGGCGCCGTCGGATTATCCCGAGATGGCCGAATACCTGGTGTCGATTGGCATCGACTCAATGAGCCTCAGCCCGGATGCGGTGCTGGCGACGATCCGGCATGTGCTGGCGGTGCAGAAGTCGCTGTTGTCGAGTGATGGGCGCTCGTAA